TTTCGGTTTGCTTGCCAATAATAAATGGGTTGACGAAGATGTTGTTTCCCGCAATCGATGCCCTATTGGGAATGTTGTACTGGAAGAACATGTACAGCGGAAGCTCCAGGTTTTCCTTGAGATTCGTGATTTTTAGGCTATCGATGGTACAGTCGCCAATGGAAGTTTGGATGTTCTTTTTGTAGTCTTCCTCCTTTTGGGCAAAGAGGGAGGCGCGCTTGTCGTTGGCCTCGTTTTGGAGGTATGCGAGCTGCATCTTGCCGCTAAGCGTTCCGTCTGGTGAAATGTTGATTTCGCTGTAGTAGTTTCTCTTCGATGGAGAGGTGCCTGGGGTTAGCTCTATCCATTCGAACTTACCAGGCTCCACAATGCGTCCTTTACCGTTTAGGCAGTCGAGTGGAAGTACTCCAAGCTGGTTGTACTTACGGGTTGCATCTAGGAATAGCTGACGGCCATCGGCTTCGGCAACAGCTACTACGTAGTTGGCCTTGGTGGATGATGGATGGCCAAAGTCGATTAAGCCATGGCTGCGGGTGCTAAGAATTACCGGATAGGCGGTTATTCCAGCTTCCTTAAGCATGGCTACAAGCAAGAGGTTGATTTCGGCACAGTTTCCAATTCCATCCTTATAGGCCTTCTTGATGCCATCCTTGCACCAGTAGTTGTTTACATCGTTCCACTTAACCTTCGACTTAACTAGGTTGAATATGGTTTGGATCTTGCTAAGCTGGGTGGTGTCGTTCTTGATCGCTGCGGCTAAGTCGTCCCTAAAAAAGCCGCGGGTTCTTATTTGTCCGCCAAAGTCGCTATCGTCGAGCATGCCTTTGGAGATGCCCTCCCACGATGCGTTGTAGTCTTTATATAGAGCTCCTGGTATTTGGATGGAGCGAAGCTCGTAGCTAACCATCGAGAGGTAGTTGTCCTTGCAGTCCATAAAGGGCTCCTCTTTGAAGGCGGGAACATCCTTCATCACAAAGTGGTCTATATAGTTGGTGTAGAGGATGGAACTGGATCCGCCAAAGTTAATGCTCCTGGACTCCTGCGAGTGGGTTGATTCTGCAAAGGTGTTGTACCCTTTGGTCTGTCGGTTAAATACGTAGTATTCGGGGATGGAGACGTCGTAGCCGCTCCAGGCAACGGGGATGGAGCTTTGAAAGTGCCAGTCGTTGATGTAGCCGTCGTAGCCCGATGTTATCTCTATCTCGTACTCGATAATTGATCCCTCCTTTACGCTGGGGAAGGTGAACTTGTTGATGGATAGGTTGTCGTTAACTTTTTCCTTAAATATGAGGCTCTTATCGAGCTTAACCTTTTCCTGCTTACCGTCGATAATGTTGTAGGTAAAGGCTTTGAACGAGTTGATCATTTCGCGTGATTCAGATTTACCGTATACGGGTATTTTTACCGTGGCATACTCCTCGCCCTCCTTCTTTAGGATTTTGATGCGCTTATGCTCGTGAAAGACAACTTTAAAATCGCTGGTCACCGAGTTGAAATCATAGTAGAATTGCCCCTTGTCGAACAGGACTACCGCTGAAGCGCTAGAGTCTTTGGGGTAGACCTTTAAGTCAATTTCTGCAGGGGTGATTTTTCCAAACTTCTGTGGCACAAACTGTGCGTGGGAGATGAATGGCAGCACTAGCATTAGCGCTAGGAGCAGTCTTTTATTCATACGATGGTAGTTTATTTATAGATTTTTTTCAAATATACGAATACTATTGATTTTTTCGTAAAGGGTGTTAATAAATATTCATTTTGGTCGATGTCTTCGTTGTCAGATTTTATTTCCCGTTTGGCGGCTAGTGTAATGATGGCGATCTGGAGAGGGAATAAGGGATTTTGCTTTTTAACCCAGATGTGCATTAAAGCGATACGCGATGTTCTCGTGTAGTCCTAAAATTCAAGAGTGGTCTTCATCCAATATTTTACTCATATCCTTTTTGATTGGCAAAAGTTTAAGACTTAGGGTCACCCCTTCGGGGTTGATTTACCCTTCTGTGGTTTTCCGTGGGGGTTACCCACGGTTACTGAGGGGTAGCTACTTCGTAGCATTTTGCCGCTCTGAAAGAGCGATACCTGAATAACCATGGGTGAAACCCACGGAAGGATGGATCTCAAAACAACAACCCTGAAGGGGTATCCCTATATTCATGTCCATTTCGCATTTTAGAAAAAATCGGATCAGCATATCCCTTACGGCACCTCATTTTTTTCTTAGAGCTTACGTCAGCCCATAAAAAAAGGAGCCATGCCCCTTTTTTTTGCTATCCCATTTTCAGCATGCCGTTAGGCTACTGCTTATTCTTCTTTTCGTCCCTTTTCTTTTTTAGGGCTGCTTGGCGAACAGCCTCCTTCTTCTCGAACTTGGCATTGTGTATGGCAATTTTCGTGTTCAGCTCCGACCACTTGCTGTTAGGGTTTTCTTTAGCCTTCACCCCAACAAAGAGAAATAGGCTACGGGTTGCGAGGAGGAATTCATTTCTAATTTTAGATGCAACAACGGTTGCCTCGCTTTCCATATCCTTGGCGATACATTGCAGGTAGGTGTTTACATACTCTTTCTGTTCACCTATCAGCTGCTCTATTTTCTTCTCCATTTTTAGGGTAGCAATGGCCTCTGCATTTTCTGGGAGCTTAATGTCTTCAATAAAGCTGGAGATCATGCCCGTTGCACCGCTGTACGTGCTTTTCGAGAACTCTGCCTTGTACTTTGATAGAAGGATATTCAGCTTTTTGGCTGCAGCAGCTTCGGCAGCCCCTTTAGAGTTGATAAAGCTTTGTACGGTTAGGTCTACCGAGTTAAACGTGTTCCCTCTATCCTGAACGCACATAGCGAGCTCGTCGGTAAACGGATTTTTTCTATCCTGCTTATACCCGTCCTCCATTTTGACCAAAACGGTATCATACTCCACGTACGCATTAGACGTAGGTAGCTCCGTAATGCCCACCGAAATGGTAATTTCTTTAAGCTCCTTGGCATAACCCATTAGGTTATCCAGCTTACATTTCCGTAAAAATGACAAAAATTTTGCCATAGCTTTAATTTGTTTGGTTTGTAATATTTGTTGAACGTTGGGATAGCGCTGTATTTCTCCTTAGCCCGATACCTTCGGGCGATATCGCATGGGGGATTTTTTTAGAATCTGGGGATTCGTGCCTCATTGTACTGCTTTCACTTTTGCATCTTATACTTTTCATTTCCGTTGAACCATTTTCCATTTTGCAAATTGTCTTTTCTGTTTTCATTGTACCATTTTCCGTTTTGCAAGTTGTACTTTCGAGCCTCATTGTTCTATTTTCCATTTTGCAAGTTGTGCTTTGGGGCTTTACTGCACCATTTTCCATTTTGCAAATGGTGCTTTGTGGCTTTCCCCTTCTTTTTTCACTAGCCTAATGGGCTACTCCTTACCTTTTTCTTCGCATTTGGTATGTACAACCGCTTAATTAATGAAAGAGTTCAAAAATTAGCTGAATATTTTTTATGCAAATAGTAGGTGCTTGTGGTGTTTGATTGTAATGTGCATGTATTCACTCTATTTATTATAGGACTGAAAAATGGAAAGCCTTTTTTTGAAGATCTTTAATTATTAGTTTTCTTTGGTAGTCGTATAAGCGCAACATCTGTTGCGCTTATACACCCAAAAGAAAGGATATGCGCATCTTTGTTGCACATATAATAGAGTTGGGCACTATAAAACAAGAAACCGTAACCATATGAATATATCAGAGAAACTAAAGCGAATAATAGAATTGCAATCCGAGAAATTTGATTGGAAATTAAACTCTCTTAATGACGGAGCTAATGAAAATCAAGTTGCAGAGATAGACAAATTGATTGGTGAAAAGATACCGACTGAACTAACTGATTTATATCTTGCTAATAATGGAGAATCAGGTGATGAGAGAAGTTGTTTTCTTGGTCATAGGTTTATTCCAATTGACGAAATGGCTAAGCAGATTCAATTCGGACTATCTTTAGTGAAGCCTGCCGAAAGAATACTTAAAAACCCAGATAAATCAAATGAATTGCTTTCTAAAATAGTAGAATTTTACTTTGCAAAAGCTCCAAAAAAAGGATTGTTTAAGAAAAGCTGGTATAAAATTGAGTTTTCTTGTGGTTTAGGTTCGTATGGTGGACCTTATTTGTATAAATCGGGAAATACTGACGATAAAAGTAGAGAAACAATTGATATTGATGATTATAAGAAATTATCTCTGTTAGTCAAGGATTTACATGAATTAGAGAAAGACTCCTATAATTGGGATGAACTTGAGTTTGTCATGTATTCAGACAAGAAATATGAAGTTAAAAGAACAGATTACAATTTTAACGAAGAAATCCCATTTACTTCAACGCCTGTCGGAGCGATTAAGAAAATGTATTTTAATCCCCAATGGATTCCTGTATTCTCTGACCATGGAGGAAATTATATTGGAATCGACTTAGACCCAGATACAAATGGAGTTAAAGGACAAGTGATAATTTTCGGTAGAGACGAAGAAGATATGTTTGTGCTTTCAAACAGTATCACGGACTTTTTCGATTTGATTATTTCAAAAATAGTTGATGAATCAGTTGATTTTAAACAGGAATTACATTTACACGAGATATTCAAGAATATGATTAAGGATGAAAAATAACAATGCCCAATACGCGGTATCGTTAACAAGCGTGTGAAATGGTAAGCGGAAGCTTACTATGCCGCCCAGCCGCAGTACAGGCTAAGAGAACGGAAGCCCGCAGGCGCTTGTTGCCTATATCGCCAAACGTTGGGCTTCATGCAAAGACACCATTTAACCTTATGAATATTCTGTACGAAACAGACAGGCTAAAACTTGAAAATGAGTTTGAAGCGACCTTCCTGACCGACAAATTAACAGGTGCGACTTTAATGGAAGACGATTTTTATGATGACCCAGCATGTGGACTGATTGACAAGAACAATAAATGGGTGATTGTAGCAGGAGAACATTTGACGATTTGGACTCCTAAAAAGTGGAAAAGAATAGACAATGAAAATCTTCAATGGATTCACTCTATTCGAATTAAAAATATGGAAACAGTCGAAATACTAACTGATCCTTGGAGCATGAATTCTGCAATTTGGGAAATCAATGTAGAGACTTTCGAGTTCAAGAAAGTGAAAGACTTTAATGACTACAAGGATCAAGAATATTCAGAGAATGTGATTTGGTAAAATGAAAAATGAAAAAGCACAACAGCGCCTATATGCAAGCGGGCATTTGGTGCAATAGTAAACATAAAAACAATTAATTAACGTCATCACGTAGTATAAGTGCCCGCCTGCACATAGCCGCGGAACGTTAAAGGCGAGGAGGCTGACATTGAATATTCAATTTATAATTCTCATGAAATGATTTTGAGAAAAGCCATTATTTCAGAAATTCCTATTATTTGGAAGATTTTACGAGACGCGATTGAGCAAAGAAAACAAGATGGGAGCGAGCAATGGCAAAATGGTTATCCAAATGAGCAAACTATTTTTGAAGATATAATTAATGGTTATGCTTACGTGTTAATAGATGATAGTATAATCGTAGCTTATGCGGCGATCATTTTAGGCAATGAACCTTCTTACAAAGACATTAAAGGGGAATGGCTTACTAATGATAATTATGTTGTAATTCATCGTGTTGCTACATCAAATAAATCAAAAGGGAAAGGTGTTGCTACTCAACTGTTTAAAATGGTAGAAAATATATGCATTGAACAGAAGGTTTACAGCATTAAGGTAGATACTAATTTTGACAACATCCCAATGCTTAAGATTCTGGATAAATTGAACTACACTTATTGTGGAGAAATCTATTATCAAGGTTCACCTCGAAAGGCTTTTGAAAAAGTGATATCATTGTTTAATGGTGATATGGTGTGAGTTGCTTTAATGATAGCATATGTTGGGATTAAAGAAAAAATTTGTAAAACCACAGATTGCTAACTACGACGAACACCACTTCGTTACGGTTGCGTCTTCGTCGATGTTAAGAAGCGGACTTTGACCGCAGCTGAAAAATTGCTGGTTATTTCTACTAATAAATGGAGGGTAAGCTGTTAAGTAAAGTCGAAATTGCAACCCGAATTTAGGGGCTCAGCTTCGCCAAGCCAAGGTTGGATCTTCCTGATAGAAACAGACTTCTCTTTTTTCTTGAATGAATGCTTACCTTTGTTGCGAATCACAACGTATATTATATGCGATCATCCATTTTAGCCATTCTTTTTGCAGCTACGGCACTGCAGTCTGTAGGCCAAGCAACCGTCGTTAAAGGTACAAACGTGCTAATGCCCTCCAAGTTGATGGTTAGGTACACGGTTGGCACCGAGCCCTGCAGCGCAACCTTGTCGAACGATAAGGCGCTGGATGTTGGCTGTTCTTTGTACTACAATCAGCCGGTTGCTGATGTCTTTAAGCTACTAGTTGACACGGTGCAGGCTTCAAAGATATCGGTTTTTGCCCCCTCTTATGGCGATAGCCCATACGGTGCTGGTTATAAGCAGGCATTATCGGCTGATGAGGTTATGCATAACCTTGGTCAGGAGATTTCTAAAGTGTATCACGATGATTCTACCGGAAACCACGAAGTGTCAGAATCCCTAAGGCCATACGATATTTCGGAGCTTAAAGGCCTCTTTTTTCTAGAGGAGTGGGCGTTAAGCGAAACACCATTTGAGTTTACTAAATGGGTTGTGGCGTATAGCCCTATTCGCAAATACCTAAAAGAAAATTCGGAAAGCTACTGCTACTCCATTCCTTTTGTGGTAGTTGATTCGCTGCAAAATGAGCAGGATATCGAGAAGTCTAATCGACGAATGCTCCTCACCAACCGGGTTAAGCATGAGTACCTCTTTAATTTGCCGAACTCTTTCTGGAGCAGGCAGGCGGAGTTTGATCAGTACAATAAGCTGACGGATGAGGAATCGACATTCTTGGTCGCTAGCAACGATGCACCTTTTCTTAGCAGGTATGGAGTAGAACACCTCCTCAACCTTCTTTTGGATAAGGCAATGAAAGATAATTATCCGGTTTACGATTTTGAAACCCAGCAGCGGCTTTCGGTTGATAGGATAAATGCCAATGTAGGCATTGGCATCGATACCGTACGCCTAATGAATTTTGATGGAACAATCTCGGTACTTACAAAGCAGCGCACCCTTGAACCTGGTGATTTTAAATCGGTTATATTCCACGAGGAGTGGTATGTCGATCCAGAAACGCTTCGGATGCAGAAAAAGGTTGTGGGACTAACTCCCGTTCGTTACTACTACGACGAGGAGGACACCGAGAAAAGCAAGCTAAAAAGAAAGGCTGTTTTTACAATTTACTTCGATAAGAATAAGAAGTTTTGATTGCGGTTTATTGACCGCTCGCTAGTAAAGATGTGGTGCAACCAAAGAACTGCCTTTTGCGCCTGATTTAAAAGCATTTTAGCACATAAAATAAGCAAAGGCCCTTAGTCGTTCTAAGGGCCTTTGGTATGTAAGTATCCTATCGATTAATGCTTGGGCTTGTACCTGCCAACCTCTATTCGAGGCTTGCTGCTCGATGCCGTACAGCAACCTGCTGCACCACAAAACGAGATGTTGAAGATTGCCTGTAGCAGGAACAGTCCGGCAATCGCGTACGAAGTGGCATCGCTAAGGTAGATGCCGTACCCCAAGCTTGCCAATCCGATGACAAGGTATAGTATTCGGGTAAAATGCCAACCCGATAGCAGGCGCATAAGTTGTTCTTTCATTATTCCGCAATTTCTACGCTAAAGATATCTTTAAACGCCTGCTTAAAGGAGCTCTTAGGGAGTGCCCCTGTTGACATCTGTGGTTGACCCTCTACGGGTATAAAGAGGATGGAGGGGATGCTTCGGATGCCAAATATGCCGGCAAGCTCCTGCTGGGCTTCGGTATCAACCTTGTAGAAGTCGATCTTGCCGTTGTACTCGGTGCTTAGCTCCTCGATTACTGGGGCAACCATGCGGCAGGGTGCGCACCAATCGGCGTAGAAGTCGATTACTGCTGGACGCTCGCCCTTGAATTTCCACTCTTGCGATTCATCGTAGTTAAAGACCATGTCTTTAAAATCTTGGCTGGTGATGTTCTTTGCCATATTCTGCTTTTTTTAATTGTCGTTTTTAATACTTGGCTACAGGTACAAATATAGAGCCAGCAGAAGATGTTTTCAGGAATCTGGGGTTGACATGCATCAGCTTTTGGAGTGATATTTATTGGGGAATCGCCCTCTATCTTTGTTATGTCAGCATGGGTAAGCATATGCGTAGGGAGGTATCTTTATACCTAACGCTTTAATCCTTAATAAAGAAAAACTCCTGATTTTGATAGATAGCAATGAGAGTAACAGTAGATTGCTGCTTCCTGGTACCTAATATATAATGAAAAGAGGAAGATATATTTCCGTTCATTTTGGTGTGTGTCAGCATCTCGACATCCCTATGCAGAAGTTTATTATGGAGCGGAAGATTGAATGGGGAGAAGTTTTGAATATGCGAAAAGGGAGCCTACTGTAGTTAGACTCCCTTTCAATTCAATTTGCTGGGGCTTACCGATGGGTAACCCCGATGCCAGGTTGGTTGTTTAGCGTTACCTTGCCATCGACTACCGACACGCCATCGAAGGCATCGTTGCTGATGAGTAGCGCGCCATCCAAATCGGCAAAGTTGGTGACAATGCTAAGGTGGGCAGCAGCCGATATGGCGCAGGAGGTTTCGGTCATGCAGCCAATCATCGTTTTCATGCCTGTGGCTTTGGCAAAGTTAATCATGCGCTGAGCCTCGCGAAGCCCTGTGCATTTCATAAGCTTAACGTTTACGCCGGAGTAGGCACCTTGGTATTTTACCAAATCGCTTAGGCGTTTTATTCCCTCGTCGGCAATAATAGGCAGCGGGCTATGCTGGGTTAGCCAGGCAATATCCTCGACCTGCTCTTTGGGCATTGGCTGCTCGATGAGCAGGGCTCCGTTCTCCTTAAGCCAATGTGCCATTTCCAGCGCTTTGTTTCTATCGTGCCATCCTTGGTTGGCATCAACGTAAAGGGGCTTATCGGTAACCGAACGTATGGCTTGCACCATTTCAGTATCGTTGTCGCGTCCTAGCTTAACCTTGAGGATTTTGTAGGGTGCGGCTTCGTGGGTCTTCTCTATAACAACTTCGCGGCTGTCTATCCCTATGGTGTAGGATGTAAATGGCGACTGTTGTGGGTTGTATCCCCATAGGCGGTAAAGTGGTTGTCCAAGTAGCTTACCGACGAGATCGTGAAGGGCAATATCTACCGATGCTTTTGCGGCGGTGTTGTCAGGCTCTATGGCGTCAACGTAGGTTAGGATGTCGTCGAGGCAAAAGGGATCGTTGAATTGTTCGAGATTTACCTTCGATAAGAACCGCATTACGGACTGCGTATCCTCTCCTAAGTATGGAGGCATGGAGGCTTCGCCGTATCCTGAGTAACCTTCGTGGATTATTTGAGTTAGAACAACGGGTGTTGTACTTCTCGAATTGGCAGCAACTGTAAATACATGCCTCAACTCAAGGGTGTAAGGGGTAAATGAAAACTTCATTATGTGCTTCAAATAAGATGGTTAAAATGGTGTGTGAGTGTTGTCGTAGCATCAACGAGCGCTTTTGCTCGCCTGCTTCATTAAAGCATTAAAAGTAGAGAAAATACCCTGAAATGAATCTTTTTTACTGTTAGAAGCAGCGGGGAAGGTTTGCAGATGCTCTATTGTGCTAATTCACAGATGGGTTATGTTCTCAATAAAACTAGGGTGAAATAAATAGTTGAAATGGTTAATTTATACTGTATTTTTTACTATTATTAACAGACTAAAATGTGCATTACTTTACTTAAAACTTTTAGGAATGGTAATGGGAGGATTAAGAAATTATGTTGCGCTAAATTTCCTGATGCTTATTGCTTTACTGGCATATATCCCTGATTCTTGGGCTTTGCCTCGTAAGCAGAAGGTGCTTGTAATTCATTCGTACCATCAAGGATTAAACTGGACCGACAGCATTACGGCGGGCATCCAATCCGTTTTGTCGCGGCAAAAGAACGTGGAGATCCATTTCGAGTACCTCGACACTAAGCGGAACTACCACCCCGAGTACATGAAAGAGCTGCTGGCGCTTTACAAGCGTAAGCTCTACAATATTCCGTTTAAGGTTATCATTGTTTCTGATGATAATGCGTTCGACTTTATCCGGCAGTTCAGGGATGTTTACTATCCCAACATTCCTGTAGTTTTTTGTGGGGTGAACCAGTACCGTCCAGATCTCCTTGCTGGGATGAAGGGCATTACTGGGGTTTCGGAGGAGAACGATTTCCAGCATACGATAGAGCTAATGCTTCGGCTGCATTCGAACCTCGACACCGTTTTTGTTGTCGACGACCACCAGCAGCCGATGTCTAGTATTAATAAGAGGAAAATAGATGAAGCTAGGCGCATTCTAAAAACAAGCGTCAAATTCGTATTCTTGAAGAATGTCAAGTTGGGCGAAATGCTTAACGAGGTGGCTTCGCTTAAGGGGCGGAAGGCGATTCTTCTGAATAACTATACGAAGGATAAGGACGGCAATTACATATCGTTCGACGAAAACATGCAGCTTATTCGCGAACGAGCGAAAGTTCCAATCTACTCTACATGGAACTTTTACCTTGGAGAAGGTATTGTAGGAGGGATGCTTACCAGTGGCTATAAGCAAGGACAGCTTTCTGCTCAGCTGGCGCTAAAGATACTAATGGGGAGTAAGGCTGATAGCTTGCCCGTAATTCGTACAGGCTATAATGCATACGAGTTTGACTACAATCAGCTCAACCGATTTGGAATAGACCTTTCCATGCTTCCTCCA
This window of the uncultured Acetobacteroides sp. genome carries:
- a CDS encoding DUF3857 domain-containing protein, which codes for MNKRLLLALMLVLPFISHAQFVPQKFGKITPAEIDLKVYPKDSSASAVVLFDKGQFYYDFNSVTSDFKVVFHEHKRIKILKKEGEEYATVKIPVYGKSESREMINSFKAFTYNIIDGKQEKVKLDKSLIFKEKVNDNLSINKFTFPSVKEGSIIEYEIEITSGYDGYINDWHFQSSIPVAWSGYDVSIPEYYVFNRQTKGYNTFAESTHSQESRSINFGGSSSILYTNYIDHFVMKDVPAFKEEPFMDCKDNYLSMVSYELRSIQIPGALYKDYNASWEGISKGMLDDSDFGGQIRTRGFFRDDLAAAIKNDTTQLSKIQTIFNLVKSKVKWNDVNNYWCKDGIKKAYKDGIGNCAEINLLLVAMLKEAGITAYPVILSTRSHGLIDFGHPSSTKANYVVAVAEADGRQLFLDATRKYNQLGVLPLDCLNGKGRIVEPGKFEWIELTPGTSPSKRNYYSEINISPDGTLSGKMQLAYLQNEANDKRASLFAQKEEDYKKNIQTSIGDCTIDSLKITNLKENLELPLYMFFQYNIPNRASIAGNNIFVNPFIIGKQTENIFKLEKRTYPINYGYPFQTRHIIQLNIPKGYTIDELPKNIAVGTSDKSAIVMVKYSVSEGVITIDYLLNVSKPIFLPSEYDEIKEIYNKIVEKHAEMITLKKA
- a CDS encoding DUF6261 family protein, whose translation is MAKFLSFLRKCKLDNLMGYAKELKEITISVGITELPTSNAYVEYDTVLVKMEDGYKQDRKNPFTDELAMCVQDRGNTFNSVDLTVQSFINSKGAAEAAAAKKLNILLSKYKAEFSKSTYSGATGMISSFIEDIKLPENAEAIATLKMEKKIEQLIGEQKEYVNTYLQCIAKDMESEATVVASKIRNEFLLATRSLFLFVGVKAKENPNSKWSELNTKIAIHNAKFEKKEAVRQAALKKKRDEKKNKQ
- the trxA gene encoding thioredoxin, with amino-acid sequence MAKNITSQDFKDMVFNYDESQEWKFKGERPAVIDFYADWCAPCRMVAPVIEELSTEYNGKIDFYKVDTEAQQELAGIFGIRSIPSILFIPVEGQPQMSTGALPKSSFKQAFKDIFSVEIAE
- a CDS encoding SMI1/KNR4 family protein produces the protein MNISEKLKRIIELQSEKFDWKLNSLNDGANENQVAEIDKLIGEKIPTELTDLYLANNGESGDERSCFLGHRFIPIDEMAKQIQFGLSLVKPAERILKNPDKSNELLSKIVEFYFAKAPKKGLFKKSWYKIEFSCGLGSYGGPYLYKSGNTDDKSRETIDIDDYKKLSLLVKDLHELEKDSYNWDELEFVMYSDKKYEVKRTDYNFNEEIPFTSTPVGAIKKMYFNPQWIPVFSDHGGNYIGIDLDPDTNGVKGQVIIFGRDEEDMFVLSNSITDFFDLIISKIVDESVDFKQELHLHEIFKNMIKDEK
- a CDS encoding GNAT family N-acetyltransferase, which translates into the protein MILRKAIISEIPIIWKILRDAIEQRKQDGSEQWQNGYPNEQTIFEDIINGYAYVLIDDSIIVAYAAIILGNEPSYKDIKGEWLTNDNYVVIHRVATSNKSKGKGVATQLFKMVENICIEQKVYSIKVDTNFDNIPMLKILDKLNYTYCGEIYYQGSPRKAFEKVISLFNGDMV